The DNA window GGCCTTGGAGAACGGATTGGCCGCGCCTTTCGCGCAGGCCGTCGAGATGATCTCGGGGATTGAAGGCCGGGTCATCGTCACCGGCGTCGGCAAAAGCGGCCATATCGGATCGAAGATCGCGGCGACGCTGGCCTCGACCGGCACGCCGGCCTTTTTCGTCCATCCCGCGGAAGCCAATCACGGCGATCTCGGCATGATCGCCAGGGACGACGCTATCATCGCCATGTCGTGGTCGGGCGAGAGCAAGGAACTGATGGGCATCGTCGCCTATTCCAGGCGCTTTTCCATCCCGCTGATCGCCATAACCGCCGGAGAGACATCCGCACTTGCACGGGCAGCCGACGTCGTGCTGCTTTTGCCGCGTACGCCGGAAGCCTGCCCGCACGGCTTGGCGCCGACGACATCGACGCTGCTGCAACTGGTGATGGGCGACGCACTGGCGATCGCGCTGCTCGAAGCGCGCGGCTTCACGCCGGACCATTTCCGCACCTTTCATCCGGGCGGCCAGCTCGGCGCCAACCTGACGCAGATCCGCGAGATCATGCATGTTGGCGACAGGCTGCCGCTGGTGGTTGCGGGCACCGGCATGCAGGATGCGATCCTGGAACTGTCGCGCAAGGGATTTGGCTGCGTGGCGATCACCGATACCGACGGTGCGCTGGTCGGCATCATCACCGATGGTGACATCCGCCGTCACATCGGCAGCAATCTGCTGGCGATGACGGTGGATCAGGTGATGACAAGAGGGCCGAAGACGGCGACGCCGGACACGCTGGTGGCAACGGCGCTGCAAACGATCAACAATTCAGCCATCACCAGTCTGATGGTGGTGGAGGGCAAGAGGCCGGTAGGCCTCATCCATCTGCATGATCTCCTGCGCATCGGCGCCGCCTAAGGTGCGTCGATATTCAGGTGATGCCGGCCTGCAAACGACGGTTTCCTGCGCTTCCGGTGCTCACGTACCAAAAGTACGCTCCGCTCCGGTTCTCGGAACCCACCGTTTTCGACTCGGCCTGACCTGAATCTCAACACACCTTGTCCAAGCGGCGGGTTTCAAGAATTCAGACCGCCTCGACCGTCAGTTCCAGATCCGTGTCGGCCGCACCCGTCACGCGCACTTGCGTGCCGGCCGGCAGGTCCGGGCCGGAGACACGCCACAGCGTGTCGCCCAGCTTGATGCGGCCACGTCCATCCCGGATCGGTTCGGCAAGTGTCGCCATGCGGCCCACCATTTGCGCGCCGCGCCGGTTGAGCAGCGGCTGGTCGGTCGGGTCGGTGCGACTGCCGACCAGTTTCTTGCCGACATAGGCCGAGACCAGCGACAGCGCCAGGAAGGCGAGAACCTGGACCTGCCAGGTCCAGAAGCCGGCGTCCCAGATCAGCAGCGACACCGCGCCGATGATCAGGGCGGCGATGCCGATCCACAGCATGAAGATGCCCGGCGCGATGATTTCCATCACCAGCAGGACAAAGCCCAGAACCATCCAGTTCCACGGGCCGAGTTCGGAAATGACACGATCGATCACGGCGTTCTCCTATGTTGGAGACATCAGTTGTCGGTCGGGCGAACGACTGGCGGACGCGCGGCCTGCCTTTGCGCGCCGGTCGTGCCTTCGCTGCGGAAGACTTCCTTGGCGATCTCGCCAATGCCGCCGAGCGAACCGATCAGCGACGACGCCTCGAAGGGCATCAGCACGATCTTGCTGTTGGTGGCCGTACCGATCTTCCCCAACGCCTCGGTGTATTTCTGGGCGACGAAGTAGTTCAGCGCCTGCACGTCGCCCTTGGAAATTGCTTCCGACACCACCTGGGTGGCGCGGGCTTCCGCCTCGGCCGAGCGCTCGCGCGCCTCGGCGTCGCGGAAGGCGGCTTCCTTGCGGCCCTCGGCCTCGAGGATCTGCGACTGCTTGAGGCCTTCGGCGGCGAGGATCTGCGCGCGCTTGTTGCGTTCCGCAGTCATCTGCCGGCCCATCGATTCGATGAGGTTGGCCGGC is part of the Mesorhizobium loti genome and encodes:
- a CDS encoding NfeD family protein — translated: MIDRVISELGPWNWMVLGFVLLVMEIIAPGIFMLWIGIAALIIGAVSLLIWDAGFWTWQVQVLAFLALSLVSAYVGKKLVGSRTDPTDQPLLNRRGAQMVGRMATLAEPIRDGRGRIKLGDTLWRVSGPDLPAGTQVRVTGAADTDLELTVEAV
- a CDS encoding KpsF/GutQ family sugar-phosphate isomerase produces the protein MHAGSLDKKPLDRQASIASALRTVATEQAGVAALAEALENGLAAPFAQAVEMISGIEGRVIVTGVGKSGHIGSKIAATLASTGTPAFFVHPAEANHGDLGMIARDDAIIAMSWSGESKELMGIVAYSRRFSIPLIAITAGETSALARAADVVLLLPRTPEACPHGLAPTTSTLLQLVMGDALAIALLEARGFTPDHFRTFHPGGQLGANLTQIREIMHVGDRLPLVVAGTGMQDAILELSRKGFGCVAITDTDGALVGIITDGDIRRHIGSNLLAMTVDQVMTRGPKTATPDTLVATALQTINNSAITSLMVVEGKRPVGLIHLHDLLRIGAA